In Trifolium pratense cultivar HEN17-A07 linkage group LG7, ARS_RC_1.1, whole genome shotgun sequence, a genomic segment contains:
- the LOC123898949 gene encoding uncharacterized protein LOC123898949, with protein MFTSYRLLLLTFFFLFFHFSTSSFLSQLTSGKENEGNGVAFSRWDEIAAEPYENSPPSLLPFENSPSSLPLAAERTTRKDPFHGFNKYTNGWNITDHHYWTSVSYTAVPVLSIATIWFLGFGLCLLLLIVGHFCRKSEPYGYSTTCYSVSLILLILFTFTTLIGCGVLYIGQGSFHRSTTTTLQYVVYQADSAVDKLRNVSDYLAQAKLVGIDRVFLPANVQTDIDTAEADINTSAATISEKTKENSANIQDLLDSVRMALIIIAAVMLVLTFLGFLFSIFGMQVLVYVLVVAGWFLVTGTLILCGLFVILHNVTADTCVAMNEWNQYPTANTALDDILPCVDNTTAQETLLRSKEVTSELVNLVNQVITNVSNINFAPNFTPLYYNQSGPLMPLLCDPFRPDMTDRQCDSGEVNLSNATQVYGNFVCQVSPSEICTTQGRLTPTFYNQISAGINVGNALYNYAPSLVELQDCTFVRETFTDIYNDHCPGLRRYSRWIYAGLLMVSFAVMFSLIFWVVYGRERKHRLYSKESKDLVTPTRTPARAPTRPPARVPAPRLAPAPAPAPRLAPAPAPTLVPTEHALALNPY; from the exons ATGTTTACTAGTTACAGGCTATTACTTCTcacatttttcttcttattttttcatttttccacTTCTTCTTTCTTGTCACAACTCACTTCAG ggaAAGAAAATGAGGGAAATGGTGTAGCATTTTCAAGGTGGGATGAAATTGCTGCTGAACCATATGAGAACTCACCACCATCACTACTACCATTTGAGAACTCACCATCATCACTTCCCTTAGCTGCAGAGAGAACAACAAGAAAAGATCCTTTTCATGGCTTCAATAAGTACACAAATGGTTGGAATATCACTGACCACCATTATTGGACT TCAGTGTCATATACTGCAGTTCCTGTACTCAGCATTGCAACAATATGGTTCTTAGGTTTTGGCTTGTGTTTACTGCTCCTCATTGTCGGACACTTCTGTCGTAAATCTGAGCCTTATGGTTATTCTACAACATGCTATTCAGTTTCCCTTATTCTCCTCATATTGTTCACATTTACAACACT GATCGGATGTGGGGTTCTGTATATTGGACAAGGTAGTTTTCATCGCAGCACAACTACGACATTGCAATATGTAGTGTATCAAGCTGATTCTGCTGTGGATAAACTAAGGAATGTTTCTGATTACCTAGCTCAAGCTAAGCTGGTTGGAATCGATCGAGTTTTTCTTCCTGCCAATGTTCAAACTGATATTGACACAGCAGAAGCAGATATCAATACTTCTGCTGCCACAATTTCTGAGAAGACAAAGGAGAATTCAGCTAACATACAAGATCTCCTGGATTCTGT GAGGATGGCGCTAATCATAATAGCTGCAGTTATGCTAGTCTTGACGTTTCTTGGATTTC TGTTCTCAATTTTCGGAATGCAGGTCCTTGTGTATGT CTTGGTAGTCGCGGGATGGTTTCTTGTTACTGGCACCCTTATATTATGTGGCTTATTCGTTATTCTCCACAA TGTGACAGCAGATACATGTGTAGCCATGAATGAATGGAACCAATATCCTACTGCAAATACAGCCCTGGATGATATTCTGCCTTGTGTGGACAATACCACTGCACAAGAAACATTGTTAAGAAGCAAAGAAGTGACTTCTGAACTAGTCAACTTGGTGAACCAAGTTATTACCAATGTCTCTAACATAAATTTCGCACCCAATTTCACGCCGCTGTACTACAATCAATCTGGTCCCCTGATGCCACTCCTCTGCGATCCGTTCCGCCCTGACATGACAGATAGACAGTGCGACTCTGGTGAAGTTAACCTAAGCAATGCAACACAG GTATATGGGAACTTTGTGTGCCAAGTTTCACCATCAGAGATATGCACGACTCAGGGGCGTTTAACCCCAACCTTCTATAACCAAATATCCGCTGGAATAAATGTTGGTAATGCCTTATATAACTATGCGCCGTCCCTTGTTGAGCTACAAGACTGCACCTTTGTTCGAGAAACATTCACTGATATATACAATGATCATTGTCCTGGTCTACGGCGTTATAGTAGATGGATTTACGCTGGACTATTAATGGTCTCTTTTGCTGTGATGTTCTCTTTGATCTTCTGGGTTGTGTATGGAAGAGAACGGAAACATCGTCTATATTCAAAAGAATCAAAAGACTTGGTAACTCCTACACGAACACCAGCACGAGCACCAACACGGCCACCAGCACGAGTACCAGCACCAAGACTAGCACCAGCACCAGCACCAGCACCAAGACTAGCACCAGCACCAGCACCAACACTAGTACCAACAGAACATGCACTTGCACTAAATCCATATTGA